The Calditrichota bacterium genome includes a window with the following:
- a CDS encoding pirin family protein, producing the protein MSNKIIKNIKPLGMQWETLDPFLFCAHHLDLYPAGNDQLGPAVPLDGRNIGQDFAGKDGWNMYHGNIVPGFPAHPHRGFETVTIVTKGLVDHSDSLGATGRFGNGDVQWLTSGRGVQHSEMFPLLNKDSNHFELFQLWLNLPGKSKMAEPHYKMLWRDEIPKIIKNDSSGNKTTIDLIAGFYEDQKSLEPTPDSWAADAENEVQIWLLKMDGNAQFEIPVAKDGVNRALYFYDGESLTISGTEIKSKQMIELNPQNEIIIKNSSKPASIMFLQGRPINEPVVQYGPFVMNSQEEIQQTMRDYQSTQFGGWPWPRADHVHEKDKGRFAIHANGKEEIK; encoded by the coding sequence ATGAGTAATAAAATAATAAAAAACATCAAACCGCTTGGGATGCAATGGGAAACATTGGATCCTTTTCTTTTTTGCGCTCATCATCTTGATTTATACCCCGCAGGAAATGATCAACTTGGGCCGGCAGTTCCGTTGGATGGTCGTAATATTGGTCAGGATTTTGCAGGAAAAGATGGCTGGAATATGTACCATGGCAACATTGTACCCGGTTTTCCTGCTCACCCGCATCGAGGTTTTGAGACAGTGACTATTGTTACCAAAGGCTTGGTAGATCATTCTGATTCGCTGGGCGCGACCGGCCGTTTTGGTAATGGCGATGTGCAATGGCTGACATCCGGCAGAGGTGTACAACATTCTGAAATGTTTCCGCTTTTAAATAAAGATTCTAACCATTTTGAGCTTTTTCAACTATGGCTGAACTTGCCCGGAAAAAGTAAAATGGCTGAACCGCATTATAAAATGCTATGGCGGGATGAAATTCCAAAAATCATCAAAAACGATTCTTCCGGAAACAAAACAACCATTGACCTGATTGCCGGGTTTTACGAAGATCAAAAATCTTTGGAGCCGACCCCGGATTCATGGGCAGCAGATGCGGAAAATGAAGTCCAAATCTGGTTGTTAAAAATGGATGGAAATGCACAATTTGAAATACCTGTTGCGAAAGACGGCGTTAACCGCGCTTTATATTTCTATGACGGAGAATCACTCACAATTTCTGGGACAGAGATTAAAAGTAAACAGATGATTGAGTTAAATCCACAAAATGAAATTATTATAAAAAACAGCTCAAAACCCGCCTCAATAATGTTTCTTCAAGGCCGCCCAATTAATGAACCTGTTGTTCAGTATGGGCCATTCGTTATGAATAGCCAGGAAGAAATTCAACAAACAATGCGTGACTACCAGTCTACACAATTTGGTGGCTGGCCCTGGCCAAGAGCCGATCATGTACATGAAAAAGACAAAGGCCGTTTTGCCATACATGCCAATGGTAAGGAAGAAATAAAATAG
- a CDS encoding HD domain-containing protein: MMNNIIEETRVFVTDLLIEKLTEDFYFHSLKHTQQTVNAVLEICEYSSLEEKEKEVLTIAAWFHDTGYTVDYKNHEQKSIEIAEEFLTSKNYPPEDIQTIKQLILKTTLGEIPETNLEKILKDADLAHLAKKSGLKRGELFRKEINAICKKSFSDKEWLEIDKNFYEKAQYFSDYAKENWQPKIASNLKRINKKLDELESGVAPKKQKESALSPKDLKKLDRIKSSERGVETVFRTTSRNHLSLSSMADSKANTLISISALIISIILSFLIENLDVQRFLLVPVGILLLVCVLTIVFATLSTRPKVTKLGLTRSDIENRRGNLLFFGNFYTMPLEDYEFGMKELMEDRDYLYSNLIRDIYFLGLVLNKKYRFLSVAYNVFMFGIIISVLAFLVTMYLN, from the coding sequence ATGATGAATAATATTATTGAAGAGACCCGTGTTTTTGTTACGGATCTGTTAATCGAAAAATTAACAGAAGATTTTTATTTCCATAGTTTAAAGCATACTCAGCAAACCGTAAATGCTGTTCTAGAAATATGCGAATATTCAAGTCTTGAAGAAAAAGAAAAAGAAGTGTTAACTATTGCTGCCTGGTTCCATGATACTGGGTACACTGTGGACTATAAAAATCATGAACAAAAAAGTATTGAAATTGCTGAAGAATTTTTAACAAGTAAAAATTACCCTCCTGAAGATATTCAAACTATAAAACAACTCATTCTAAAAACCACATTAGGCGAAATCCCTGAAACGAATCTTGAGAAAATTTTAAAAGATGCTGATCTTGCACATCTGGCAAAAAAATCTGGTTTAAAACGCGGAGAATTGTTTCGAAAAGAAATAAACGCTATCTGTAAAAAATCATTTAGCGATAAAGAATGGCTGGAAATAGACAAGAATTTTTATGAAAAAGCACAATATTTTTCTGATTATGCCAAAGAAAACTGGCAACCCAAAATTGCATCTAACTTGAAAAGGATAAACAAAAAGCTTGATGAATTAGAGAGTGGAGTGGCTCCTAAAAAACAAAAGGAGTCTGCATTATCTCCAAAGGATTTGAAGAAACTCGACCGCATAAAATCATCTGAGCGTGGTGTTGAAACAGTTTTTAGAACAACATCGCGGAACCATCTCAGTTTAAGTTCCATGGCCGATTCAAAGGCTAATACATTAATCAGCATTAGCGCCCTGATTATTTCAATCATCCTTTCATTTTTAATTGAAAATTTAGATGTTCAGCGTTTCCTACTAGTTCCGGTAGGTATTCTTTTATTAGTTTGTGTCCTCACAATAGTTTTTGCAACACTATCCACTAGACCCAAGGTTACAAAACTTGGCCTCACCAGAAGTGACATCGAAAACCGGCGCGGTAACCTGCTCTTTTTTGGAAATTTTTACACTATGCCACTTGAAGATTATGAATTTGGCATGAAAGAGCTTATGGAAGACCGGGATTATTTATACAGCAACCTTATCCGTGATATTTATTTTCTTGGATTGGTATTAAACAAAAAATACCGCTTTCTCAGTGTTGCGTATAATGTGTTTATGTTTGGAATTATCATTTCCGTTTTAGCGTTCTTGGTAACAATGTATTTAAATTAA
- a CDS encoding metal-dependent transcriptional regulator, protein MKITRSQEDYLKIIWHLQQQTIKANAKLVADKLSVKPPTVLSMFRQLEKCNLITYNKSDGALLSVKGEEIARKLVRKHRLVETFLETVLEMDDQHIHEEAEKLEHVISDQLMYRIDAYLGFPDKDPHGSPIPSWDKVVQHIKLNEVKLNESFTIHQNDFTSVEKKYYKKPGLVPGSIWTLDEIPPGKGCYLLANGKKFLAIPEATAQKILVTIRK, encoded by the coding sequence ATGAAAATTACACGCAGCCAGGAAGATTATCTTAAAATAATCTGGCATCTGCAACAACAAACTATAAAGGCTAATGCCAAATTGGTTGCGGACAAATTGAGTGTTAAACCGCCTACGGTTTTATCCATGTTCCGGCAGTTGGAAAAATGCAATCTAATAACTTATAATAAATCAGATGGGGCATTATTATCAGTTAAAGGCGAAGAGATTGCCCGCAAGCTTGTTCGTAAACACCGGCTCGTTGAGACTTTTTTAGAAACAGTGCTGGAGATGGATGACCAACATATCCACGAAGAGGCTGAAAAACTGGAACATGTCATTTCGGATCAATTAATGTACCGCATCGATGCTTATCTTGGTTTCCCGGATAAAGATCCGCATGGATCGCCTATTCCATCCTGGGATAAAGTTGTGCAACACATAAAACTTAATGAAGTGAAACTAAATGAATCATTTACAATTCATCAAAATGATTTTACTTCAGTTGAGAAAAAGTATTACAAAAAACCGGGTTTAGTTCCGGGGTCTATTTGGACACTGGATGAAATACCGCCTGGTAAAGGCTGTTATTTGCTCGCCAACGGCAAAAAATTTCTGGCAATTCCCGAAGCAACGGCCCAAAAAATACTCGTAACTATCCGAAAATAA
- a CDS encoding DUF4287 domain-containing protein translates to MEKGLLEKTGKSLDHWVKIVKDSKLEKHKAIMDFLKAEHGFTHGFANFVAHKSNKSDAGSFDDSDLLANQYKGKEHLKPIYDKLLSEIQKFGDDITVTPKKDSVSFIRKKQFTLVKPATKSRIDLGLKLKDKPTTDRLGNSGPFGAMCTHRVQLTELTQVDEQLLDWIKEAYLKAE, encoded by the coding sequence ATGGAAAAAGGATTATTAGAAAAAACAGGGAAATCGCTCGATCATTGGGTTAAGATTGTTAAAGATTCCAAACTTGAGAAACACAAAGCCATCATGGATTTTTTAAAAGCGGAGCATGGCTTTACACATGGATTCGCTAATTTCGTTGCTCATAAATCAAACAAATCTGACGCCGGGTCTTTTGATGATTCTGACCTGCTTGCAAATCAATACAAAGGAAAAGAGCATTTAAAGCCGATCTACGATAAGCTTTTATCAGAGATACAGAAATTTGGAGATGATATTACTGTTACCCCAAAGAAAGACAGTGTTAGTTTTATCCGCAAAAAACAGTTTACATTGGTAAAGCCGGCAACAAAAAGCAGAATAGATTTGGGATTAAAATTAAAAGATAAGCCAACAACCGATCGCCTTGGAAACTCCGGACCGTTTGGCGCAATGTGTACACATAGAGTGCAGCTAACAGAGTTAACCCAGGTTGATGAACAGTTATTGGACTGGATAAAAGAAGCATACTTAAAAGCAGAATAA